The proteins below are encoded in one region of Flavobacteriales bacterium:
- a CDS encoding oligosaccharide flippase family protein, with translation MSPVRALQFFQVLRFGTFFLTGILFTKFGLSTYEIGIYEALLFLGSVLSFFWLSGLTQSLLANYQPKERSKEFFNAFLVLSGISVVVFIAFRLLVTPYSFMANNPEILAHYAMFSFYVLLVGPSYLVEYILLLKEKANGLAFYGLVAFGIQLLAVVGPIVLGYGLQEAIYGLMLSAAVRFLVLIALLFRYAEFKFDGEFIAQFSATAVPLIAATLLSGSAEYLDGFIVSKYFDEGTFAVYRYGAKEFPLVLLLANAFSNGMVPKVAQLGVKEVAATIKRESLRLMHLFFPVSIGMMLVSEWLYPRLFNPDFIESAAVFNVYLLLIVSRLVFPQTLLIGLKRTSTIMWVALIELLFNFGLSILLIQYFGLVGIAFATVIASTLEKLVLMFFLKRSEGVSPTIYWPWKWHLGYSIAMAGMYLTFT, from the coding sequence TTGTCCCCGGTCCGCGCTCTTCAATTCTTTCAAGTTCTCCGTTTCGGAACCTTCTTCCTGACGGGTATTCTGTTCACGAAATTCGGACTGAGCACCTACGAGATCGGCATTTACGAAGCGCTGCTTTTCCTTGGCAGCGTGCTCAGTTTCTTCTGGCTTTCGGGTCTCACACAATCGCTCTTAGCGAATTATCAACCGAAGGAAAGATCGAAGGAATTCTTCAACGCATTTTTGGTGCTTTCGGGCATTTCGGTGGTGGTTTTCATCGCATTCCGATTGCTGGTCACGCCTTATTCGTTCATGGCCAACAATCCGGAAATTCTGGCGCATTATGCCATGTTTTCATTTTACGTGCTGCTTGTCGGCCCAAGCTATCTGGTCGAATACATTCTCCTGCTCAAGGAAAAGGCAAACGGACTTGCTTTCTACGGATTGGTTGCTTTCGGAATTCAACTGTTGGCCGTGGTCGGTCCCATCGTATTGGGCTACGGCCTACAGGAGGCGATCTACGGTCTGATGTTGAGTGCCGCTGTGCGGTTTTTGGTTCTTATCGCATTGCTTTTCAGATATGCGGAATTCAAATTCGATGGCGAATTTATTGCCCAGTTTTCCGCAACTGCTGTCCCGCTCATTGCAGCCACGTTGCTTTCGGGCTCTGCCGAATACTTGGACGGCTTCATCGTTTCCAAATATTTCGATGAAGGAACATTTGCAGTGTATCGCTACGGAGCAAAAGAGTTTCCGTTGGTGTTGCTTTTGGCCAACGCATTCAGCAATGGTATGGTGCCTAAAGTGGCGCAACTTGGCGTGAAGGAAGTGGCCGCCACCATCAAACGGGAAAGCCTCAGACTCATGCATCTTTTCTTTCCCGTTTCCATCGGGATGATGCTGGTGAGCGAATGGCTCTATCCGCGTTTGTTCAATCCAGATTTCATTGAAAGTGCGGCTGTTTTCAATGTCTATCTGCTGCTAATTGTCAGTCGGTTGGTGTTCCCGCAAACGCTGCTGATCGGGTTGAAAAGAACATCCACCATCATGTGGGTGGCGCTGATCGAGCTCCTATTCAACTTTGGGTTGAGCATTCTGCTCATCCAGTATTTCGGGCTGGTCGGAATTGCCTTTGCAACGGTCATTGCCAGCACATTGGAAAAACTCGTTCTGATGTTCTTTTTGAAAAGGTCAGAAGGCGTTTCGCCCACCATTTACTGGCCGTGGAAATGGCATTTGGGGTATTCTATAGCAATGGCAGGTATGTACCTGACCTTCACCTGA
- the cadA gene encoding cadmium-translocating P-type ATPase, with protein MAGKKEATVLVEGMTCSSCAAGVNRALTKGGYSDVNVNYATGEVYLTDVKDIDLDHVAELVKKAGYEYVGTKRKEKQGLASIEKKFLFTLPFTIPLLLHMIPGMPDFLSDPIVQLGLSLPVMLLGMYHFGKSGLGSLRNGVPNMDVLIFIGSTSAFAYSLVGTLMNWGTPEADNFLFFETSATIVTLVLLGNVIEHRSVKQTTTAITELGKLQEGLADKVVKHDGHEHVERVPFNQLKVDDLVMVKSGDSIPSDGVLVKGELQIDESMVTGESLPVSKDVDQMVIGGTLVSDGNGLVRITTVGKLTVLSSIIEMVKKAQLEKPSIQRLADKVSGVFVPVVLGISLLTFLISHFIFHISLQQSIMQSVAVLVISCPCAMGLATPTAVMVGLGRGAKDGILFKGAESIENLSKVKKVVFDKTGTLTSGDIKIGSLNVLNGTEEEMQNVLFSVEQYSSHPIARAVVAELQSKAKKIEFASVEEEKGKGLTGKDASGNEWKVGSFKMLDGNMECTDSDIYMLKNGELVAEVSLTDRVREDAKGLVSYLNSQGIETIMVSGDRKRKCELVADELGIKTVYAEQSPDEKLKLIEQFSDEVPTAMVGDGINDAPALTRATVGISLSNATQVAINAASVVVLDKGGIGKLKEAFQLGNHTVKTIKQNLFWAFCYNTLAIPVAAIGLLSPMVAAFSMAFSDVVVIGNSIRFKFKSID; from the coding sequence ATGGCAGGGAAGAAAGAAGCAACGGTATTGGTAGAAGGAATGACCTGTTCGAGCTGTGCAGCAGGAGTTAATCGCGCACTTACGAAAGGAGGATATTCTGATGTGAACGTGAATTACGCCACGGGCGAAGTTTACCTCACAGACGTAAAAGATATCGACCTGGATCACGTGGCGGAACTCGTGAAAAAAGCGGGCTACGAATATGTAGGCACGAAACGGAAAGAGAAGCAAGGTTTAGCCTCCATCGAGAAGAAATTCCTGTTTACGCTGCCGTTTACCATTCCGCTGCTGTTGCACATGATTCCGGGAATGCCGGATTTCCTTAGTGACCCGATAGTGCAATTGGGATTGAGTCTTCCCGTCATGTTGCTTGGCATGTATCACTTCGGAAAAAGTGGACTTGGATCTTTACGAAATGGCGTGCCGAACATGGATGTGCTCATTTTCATCGGTTCTACATCGGCATTTGCCTACAGCTTGGTCGGAACGCTGATGAACTGGGGAACGCCCGAAGCCGATAATTTCCTGTTCTTCGAAACTTCGGCCACCATCGTCACGCTGGTTCTGTTGGGTAACGTCATCGAGCATCGCTCTGTAAAACAGACCACAACGGCCATCACCGAACTCGGGAAATTGCAGGAAGGTTTGGCCGACAAAGTGGTGAAGCATGATGGACATGAACATGTGGAACGCGTTCCGTTCAATCAACTCAAAGTCGATGATCTTGTGATGGTGAAATCGGGGGACAGCATTCCGTCAGATGGCGTGTTGGTGAAAGGCGAGTTGCAGATTGACGAGAGCATGGTGACGGGCGAGAGTTTGCCTGTGAGCAAGGACGTGGATCAGATGGTGATCGGTGGAACGCTGGTTTCGGATGGAAACGGACTTGTGCGAATCACCACCGTTGGAAAGCTGACCGTACTTTCCAGCATCATCGAAATGGTGAAAAAGGCGCAGTTGGAAAAACCTTCCATTCAGCGCTTGGCGGATAAAGTGAGTGGCGTTTTCGTTCCGGTCGTGCTGGGCATTTCTCTTCTCACTTTTCTCATTTCACACTTCATATTTCACATTTCCCTACAGCAATCCATTATGCAATCCGTGGCGGTTCTGGTCATTTCCTGCCCGTGCGCCATGGGTCTGGCCACGCCAACTGCCGTAATGGTCGGTCTGGGTCGTGGTGCAAAAGACGGCATCCTTTTCAAAGGCGCTGAAAGCATCGAGAATCTCTCAAAAGTGAAAAAAGTGGTTTTCGATAAAACAGGAACACTCACTTCTGGCGATATCAAGATCGGTTCGCTCAACGTGCTGAATGGAACGGAAGAAGAGATGCAGAATGTGCTGTTCAGTGTCGAACAGTATTCCTCGCACCCGATTGCACGTGCGGTTGTAGCAGAACTTCAATCGAAAGCGAAGAAGATTGAGTTTGCATCTGTAGAAGAAGAGAAAGGAAAAGGCTTGACCGGCAAAGATGCTTCGGGCAATGAATGGAAGGTCGGTTCGTTCAAGATGCTTGATGGAAACATGGAGTGTACGGACAGCGACATCTACATGCTGAAAAATGGCGAATTGGTAGCAGAGGTTTCGCTGACGGACAGAGTTCGTGAAGATGCAAAAGGCCTCGTTTCTTACTTGAATTCGCAAGGCATTGAAACCATCATGGTCAGTGGCGACCGAAAACGCAAATGTGAGTTGGTGGCCGATGAACTTGGCATCAAAACCGTTTACGCGGAGCAATCGCCTGACGAGAAACTCAAACTCATTGAGCAATTCTCAGATGAAGTTCCTACCGCCATGGTAGGAGATGGCATCAACGATGCACCTGCGTTGACGCGCGCCACGGTTGGAATTTCGTTAAGCAACGCCACGCAAGTTGCCATTAATGCTGCAAGCGTGGTTGTGTTGGACAAAGGCGGAATCGGCAAACTCAAAGAGGCTTTCCAATTGGGAAATCATACGGTCAAAACCATCAAACAGAACCTGTTCTGGGCGTTCTGCTACAACACGTTGGCTATTCCAGTAGCGGCAATCGGTCTGCTCAGTCCCATGGTTGCAGCTTTCAGTATGGCCTTTTCGGATGTGGTCGTCATTGGTAATTCCATTCGTTTCAAGTTCAAATCAATTGATTGA